The following are from one region of the Candidatus Dadabacteria bacterium genome:
- a CDS encoding aspartate aminotransferase family protein: MKDPRAKHLMETYSRLPITMQKGSGSWLWDTEGKKYLDYTTGIAVNNLGHCHPKIKDAIISQAATLVHTSNLFNIENQSTLAEMLISNSFADRVFFCNSGTEAVEGSIKLARRWGAQNGGRHAIISTEGAFHGRTLGALSATESEKYREGFSPFLEGFHFAPYADPDAIARLAAETNPCAVILEPVQGENGVIVPPPGYLRQVREICGENNILLILDEIQVGMGRTGKLFAYEHEDIRPDIVALAKALGGGVPCGAVLATEEVAKHFTPGAHGSTFGGNPLAAGAACATIETILKENLPERAGKLGNYFLEKLEEIRQKYPEYIKDVRGKGFIIGVEFFDGDFARDCFSASVKNGLLVILTVERVFRILPPLNTSEEEIDFAVAAITKSIEEVVSNG; the protein is encoded by the coding sequence ATGAAAGACCCAAGGGCAAAACACCTGATGGAGACCTACAGCCGTCTCCCCATAACGATGCAGAAGGGAAGCGGTTCGTGGCTATGGGACACCGAAGGCAAAAAGTATCTTGACTACACAACTGGGATAGCCGTTAACAACCTCGGGCACTGCCACCCGAAGATCAAAGATGCCATAATCTCCCAAGCGGCTACTTTAGTTCACACCTCAAACCTCTTTAACATAGAAAACCAGAGCACACTCGCAGAAATGCTCATATCAAACTCGTTTGCGGACAGGGTGTTTTTCTGCAACAGCGGAACCGAAGCTGTTGAGGGTTCGATAAAACTCGCTAGGAGGTGGGGAGCGCAAAACGGCGGAAGACACGCGATCATCTCAACAGAAGGAGCTTTTCACGGAAGGACTTTAGGGGCGCTTAGCGCGACGGAATCGGAAAAATACAGAGAGGGATTCTCTCCTTTTCTTGAGGGATTTCACTTCGCTCCCTACGCGGACCCCGACGCGATAGCCCGCCTGGCCGCCGAGACAAACCCCTGCGCGGTCATTCTCGAACCGGTGCAGGGAGAAAACGGAGTCATCGTTCCGCCCCCGGGATACCTAAGGCAAGTAAGGGAGATATGCGGGGAAAACAACATTCTGCTCATACTTGATGAGATCCAAGTCGGGATGGGAAGGACGGGAAAACTGTTCGCCTACGAGCACGAGGACATAAGGCCAGACATAGTGGCTCTTGCAAAGGCCCTCGGCGGCGGTGTGCCGTGCGGTGCGGTTCTGGCCACGGAGGAAGTGGCGAAGCACTTCACTCCCGGGGCACACGGAAGCACTTTCGGCGGGAACCCCTTGGCCGCGGGGGCGGCATGCGCCACGATCGAAACAATACTCAAAGAAAACCTGCCCGAGAGAGCGGGCAAGCTCGGGAACTATTTTCTCGAGAAGCTTGAAGAAATACGGCAAAAGTATCCCGAGTACATAAAGGACGTAAGGGGAAAAGGGTTTATAATCGGGGTTGAGTTTTTTGACGGGGATTTCGCGCGGGACTGTTTTTCGGCTTCGGTTAAAAACGGACTTTTAGTTATTCTTACTGTCGAGCGCGTGTTTCGGATTCTCCCTCCGCTCAATACGAGCGAGGAGGAAATTGACTTTGCCGTCGCGGCAATAACGAAATCCATCGAGGAGGTAGTTTCAAATGGGTAG
- the argF gene encoding ornithine carbamoyltransferase — translation MGRSLLAVSDLKKNDFRGILRRTGELKELKKQGGSPKSLEGMSVGLLFEKQSTRTRLSFEAGLFDLGAQAVYMNPADTQLGRGETIADTAKILSSYLDGIIVRTYGQEKVQELAENSSVPVINALTDLEHPTQIISDLFSISEQGVDPESFKLAFLGDGNNIANSFVAASAIMGFDLSVAVPPGHEPDPTIMGEATEHGSSKIEVTYDPASAVRDANVIYTDVWVSMGEEGKGTEIFRPFQVNKKLLSLCSKDPLIMHCLPAHRGEEITAEVMDSPRCVAFTQAENKLHAGKAILEFCLQD, via the coding sequence ATGGGTAGGAGTCTTCTTGCAGTCTCTGACCTTAAAAAAAACGACTTCAGGGGAATACTCCGTCGCACGGGCGAACTAAAGGAACTTAAAAAACAAGGCGGGAGTCCCAAGAGCCTTGAGGGTATGTCGGTAGGCCTTCTCTTTGAAAAACAGTCGACCAGAACAAGACTTTCCTTTGAAGCGGGGCTTTTTGATCTGGGCGCCCAGGCGGTTTACATGAATCCTGCGGACACTCAGCTCGGAAGGGGAGAAACCATAGCCGACACGGCGAAAATTCTCTCCTCCTATCTTGACGGAATAATAGTAAGAACCTACGGACAGGAAAAGGTTCAGGAGCTCGCGGAGAACTCGTCAGTTCCCGTTATAAACGCCCTTACCGATCTTGAACATCCAACGCAGATAATCTCCGATCTTTTCTCGATCTCGGAGCAGGGAGTGGACCCAGAAAGTTTCAAGCTTGCCTTTCTCGGCGACGGAAACAATATCGCCAATTCCTTCGTGGCCGCTTCCGCGATAATGGGATTTGATCTTTCGGTTGCGGTTCCCCCAGGACATGAACCCGACCCGACAATTATGGGCGAGGCCACGGAACACGGAAGTTCCAAAATCGAAGTCACCTACGACCCCGCCTCCGCTGTAAGAGATGCCAACGTGATCTACACCGATGTCTGGGTAAGCATGGGAGAAGAGGGAAAGGGAACTGAGATTTTCAGGCCCTTTCAGGTAAACAAGAAGCTTCTTTCCCTCTGCAGTAAAGACCCATTGATAATGCACTGTCTCCCGGCACACAGGGGAGAAGAGATAACCGCGGAAGTCATGGACAGTCCGCGCTGCGTCGCCTTCACGCAGGCCGAGAACAAGCTTCACGCGGGAAAGGCCATACTTGAATTCTGTCTTCAGGATTAG
- a CDS encoding transglutaminase family protein, translating into MLLSIDHNTTYSYGREVVLAPHTVRLRPRDGGGQMTHMFSLRTTPPEAGRSVNSDLDGNVTITLWFVGEFDRLVIDTGCVVETLRENPFDFILSDVRFLDLPMQYPPEQKAALGPYLAVSRKTALAVTELRETILSRTRGRTTDFILSLCEHIHENFPHVARDEGAPWPAERTLREKKGSCRDIVELFASVCRSTGLACRHVSGYALSERSRTGNELHAWAEVYLPGGGWRGYDPSAGLAVADRHVAVASGATHELIAPISGSFYGEGAEAELQFQVRVRKTGKREKKALGLL; encoded by the coding sequence GTGCTGCTTAGCATAGATCACAACACGACCTACTCCTACGGGAGAGAAGTTGTTCTGGCTCCCCACACCGTTAGGCTCCGCCCGAGAGACGGCGGCGGGCAGATGACCCATATGTTTTCGCTCAGGACCACTCCCCCCGAAGCGGGAAGAAGCGTAAATTCCGATCTTGACGGGAATGTCACCATTACCCTGTGGTTTGTGGGCGAATTCGACCGCCTGGTGATTGACACCGGCTGCGTCGTTGAGACGCTCAGGGAAAACCCCTTTGATTTCATCCTCTCCGATGTAAGGTTCCTCGATCTGCCCATGCAGTACCCGCCGGAGCAGAAGGCCGCCTTGGGACCTTATCTGGCGGTGAGCAGAAAAACCGCCCTTGCAGTCACAGAACTTCGCGAGACCATTCTTTCTCGGACTCGGGGAAGAACCACGGATTTCATTCTCTCGCTCTGCGAGCACATACACGAAAACTTTCCTCATGTGGCGAGAGATGAGGGAGCCCCATGGCCCGCCGAGAGAACCCTCAGGGAAAAAAAGGGCTCCTGCAGGGATATTGTGGAGCTTTTCGCAAGCGTCTGCCGTTCGACGGGACTCGCGTGCAGGCACGTAAGCGGCTACGCCCTAAGTGAAAGGAGCAGGACAGGGAACGAGCTTCACGCCTGGGCAGAGGTCTATTTGCCGGGTGGGGGGTGGAGAGGATATGACCCTTCGGCAGGTCTTGCGGTCGCAGACCGACACGTAGCGGTCGCAAGCGGAGCGACCCATGAGCTTATCGCCCCTATTTCGGGAAGCTTCTACGGAGAGGGCGCCGAAGCCGAACTCCAGTTCCAGGTAAGGGTAAGGAAAACGGGGAAACGCGAAAAAAAAGCTCTGGGGCTTCTGTAA
- a CDS encoding circularly permuted type 2 ATP-grasp protein, which produces MDFKDYDTEGFYDEVFKDSSTPYEWTRFLTDKIESLSDGELIERQKAAEMNLFEMGVTFTLYSEKKKGSEENIFPFDIIPRIVSAEDWEIIERGLKQRIHALNLFIDDIYNDRKILRDKVVPKELILSSREFRLDCVGFSPPRNIWCHITGTDLIRHSDGNFYILEDNLRSPSGVSYVLENRELLKRTFPKVFDAVEIMPISDYGLHLLDTLQYLLSDRTANPKVVLLTPGIYNSAYFEHSFLAKEMGIELVEGRDLIVVDNFVYLKTTKGPEKVDVIYRRIDDNFLDPQVFRPDSMLGVPGLFSAYKAGNIAIANAPGGGVADDKIIYAYVEKIIKYYLGEDPMIPNVPTYICEEDEARKYVLDNIEKLVVKPANESGGYGIVFGPKATKEELARAKRNIKTDPRNYIAQKTMALSRAPVIVDDHFEGRHVDLRPFILYGEEIFVLPGGLTRVALRKDSMIVNSSQGGGSKDTWVLAPGNNSGSKGGKKS; this is translated from the coding sequence ATGGATTTTAAAGACTACGACACAGAAGGCTTTTACGACGAGGTCTTCAAGGATAGTTCCACCCCGTACGAGTGGACTCGCTTTCTGACCGACAAAATAGAAAGCCTCTCCGACGGAGAACTCATCGAAAGGCAGAAAGCTGCCGAGATGAACCTCTTCGAGATGGGGGTCACGTTCACCCTCTACTCTGAGAAGAAGAAAGGCTCAGAAGAAAACATCTTCCCCTTCGACATAATCCCGAGAATAGTTTCAGCCGAGGACTGGGAGATAATCGAAAGGGGCCTTAAGCAGAGAATCCACGCGCTTAACCTCTTCATAGACGACATATACAACGACCGGAAGATCCTGAGGGACAAAGTGGTCCCCAAGGAGCTTATCCTCTCAAGCAGAGAGTTTCGCTTGGATTGCGTGGGTTTTTCTCCACCGAGGAATATCTGGTGTCACATCACGGGAACAGATCTCATAAGACATTCTGACGGCAACTTCTACATCCTGGAGGACAACCTCCGTTCCCCTTCGGGCGTTTCCTACGTGCTTGAGAACCGCGAGCTGCTAAAGCGCACGTTCCCCAAGGTGTTTGACGCGGTGGAGATAATGCCGATAAGCGATTACGGGCTCCATCTTCTGGACACTCTCCAGTATCTGCTCTCCGACAGAACGGCGAATCCCAAGGTGGTGCTTCTCACCCCGGGGATCTACAACTCGGCCTACTTTGAGCACTCGTTTCTGGCCAAGGAGATGGGAATAGAGCTTGTCGAGGGAAGAGACCTAATCGTAGTCGACAATTTCGTTTACCTGAAAACCACTAAGGGACCTGAGAAAGTAGACGTCATATACAGACGGATAGATGATAACTTTCTCGACCCGCAGGTGTTCCGCCCGGATTCCATGCTTGGAGTTCCAGGTCTTTTCAGCGCGTACAAGGCGGGAAACATCGCCATAGCGAACGCCCCCGGAGGAGGAGTAGCCGACGACAAGATAATATACGCCTACGTGGAGAAGATAATAAAGTACTACCTCGGGGAGGATCCGATGATTCCGAACGTGCCGACGTATATCTGCGAGGAGGACGAGGCCCGAAAATACGTGCTTGACAATATAGAGAAGCTGGTAGTGAAACCCGCAAACGAATCCGGCGGATACGGGATAGTGTTCGGTCCCAAGGCCACCAAGGAAGAACTTGCCCGGGCTAAAAGGAACATAAAGACCGATCCAAGAAATTACATAGCGCAGAAGACCATGGCGCTTTCTAGGGCCCCGGTGATAGTCGACGATCACTTTGAGGGACGCCACGTCGACCTAAGACCCTTCATTCTCTACGGAGAAGAGATATTCGTCCTGCCGGGAGGCCTCACCAGGGTGGCTCTTCGCAAAGATTCGATGATAGTTAATTCGTCCCAAGGCGGGGGAAGCAAGGACACGTGGGTTCTCGCTCCCGGAAATAACAGCGGGAGCAAAGGAGGCAAAAAATCCTAA
- a CDS encoding TonB-dependent receptor, whose protein sequence is MIRRKLISRIKALFATFAAGAILILISSTGAYAQEAFGVSSVLLEKITVTARKREEPIQNVPLSVTHFSSEQIDTLKVRNLESLTVTMPNVALDDIGTVGGIANFSIRGSGINSSIPSVDPTVGMFVDGVYFGANIGALFDTFDIESIEVLRGPQGTLFGRNVIGGAILVNTKKPGDSLEMSVRTSFEGGGESLNSYYMGTVGGPLSETVSARITAYTNQDNGWFKNLHTGEAFGDLDIRMVRPVLVWEPMDDLSLVLRYQYERVDGDGPAAQSHTNGFGVTNPLVPFDRDSHDFSIDEKGKRENDAHFFTAQMDWEVDFGGGTITNIFSWRDSETSSLVDLDASPLNLLHAEAWSNYSQLSNELRYSGRFLEKLHATTGVYYFTNEINYHERRSLLTGAISLLGGGNYDIETLGLFLSLDYDLTSQLTLTAGTRYTREKREAEIARIDAIQPCNIVEGPACEFDFTGEETWHSWSPKLGAAYYISPGANVYGHWTRGFRSGGYNLRNLIPIEIQPPGPYDEEKIDSFEAGFKISKDRGRLYGAVFYNMIDDMQREINFSDETLPGGIVQLIDNTADVEIYGFELDGLFAITESLFLVGSAGYLNPEYTKVKQDLNRDGTLDENDLALEVPRAAKWTYSVGLTHDTGTTNWGRMTSRISYAYRDKAYFTDDNRGYIMEQNILDAGIDITPANGRFSIGLYGKNLLNEVKHGGDSQLPATLSGLADLGGTFSPLAKGRIFGVQLTYRHRS, encoded by the coding sequence ATGATTCGCAGGAAACTAATATCTCGGATAAAAGCGCTTTTCGCCACGTTTGCCGCGGGAGCAATCTTGATTCTTATCAGCAGCACGGGAGCCTATGCCCAGGAAGCGTTCGGCGTAAGCAGCGTTTTGCTTGAAAAAATCACGGTCACGGCGCGAAAGCGGGAGGAGCCGATCCAGAACGTTCCGCTCTCGGTAACGCATTTCAGTTCCGAGCAAATTGACACCCTTAAGGTAAGAAACCTTGAGAGTCTCACGGTAACGATGCCCAATGTCGCGCTTGACGACATCGGGACCGTGGGAGGAATTGCCAACTTTTCGATTCGCGGATCCGGGATAAACAGTTCCATCCCGTCTGTCGACCCGACAGTGGGAATGTTCGTAGACGGCGTGTATTTCGGGGCCAACATCGGCGCCTTGTTCGATACGTTTGATATTGAAAGCATCGAAGTGCTGAGAGGGCCCCAAGGAACGCTTTTTGGCCGTAACGTGATCGGAGGCGCAATACTTGTGAACACAAAAAAACCCGGCGACAGCCTTGAGATGTCCGTTCGCACCTCGTTTGAAGGAGGCGGAGAAAGCCTGAACTCCTATTACATGGGCACCGTCGGAGGTCCGTTAAGCGAAACCGTCAGCGCCAGGATAACCGCGTACACAAACCAGGATAACGGCTGGTTCAAAAACCTCCACACCGGCGAAGCTTTCGGCGATCTCGATATCCGAATGGTACGGCCGGTGCTCGTCTGGGAACCCATGGACGACTTGAGCCTGGTGCTCCGATACCAGTACGAGAGGGTTGACGGCGACGGCCCAGCGGCACAGAGTCACACGAACGGGTTCGGTGTTACAAACCCATTGGTTCCCTTTGACCGCGACAGCCACGACTTCAGCATTGACGAGAAAGGCAAAAGAGAAAACGATGCTCACTTTTTCACGGCCCAGATGGACTGGGAGGTGGATTTCGGTGGCGGAACGATAACAAACATCTTTAGCTGGCGCGATTCAGAAACCTCCTCTTTAGTCGACCTCGACGCTTCTCCGCTTAATCTCCTCCACGCGGAGGCATGGAGCAACTACAGTCAGTTAAGCAACGAGTTGCGTTACTCGGGCAGGTTTCTCGAAAAACTCCACGCAACCACGGGAGTTTACTACTTTACAAACGAGATTAACTACCATGAGCGCCGCTCCCTGCTTACCGGCGCTATTTCTCTGCTCGGAGGCGGAAATTACGACATTGAAACTCTGGGTCTGTTTCTGTCCTTGGACTATGATCTCACGAGTCAGTTGACGCTCACCGCGGGCACACGATACACGCGTGAGAAAAGAGAAGCCGAAATAGCCCGGATCGATGCCATTCAGCCCTGCAACATCGTGGAAGGCCCAGCCTGCGAGTTTGACTTTACAGGCGAGGAAACTTGGCACAGTTGGTCACCCAAGCTAGGCGCCGCCTATTACATAAGCCCCGGAGCCAACGTTTACGGACACTGGACTAGGGGATTCCGCTCGGGAGGCTACAATCTGCGCAACCTTATTCCCATTGAGATCCAACCCCCGGGACCGTATGATGAAGAAAAGATCGACAGCTTCGAAGCCGGATTCAAGATTTCAAAAGACCGCGGACGTCTCTACGGGGCGGTTTTCTACAACATGATTGATGACATGCAGAGGGAGATCAACTTTTCCGATGAAACACTACCCGGCGGCATAGTCCAGCTGATCGACAACACTGCCGACGTTGAGATCTACGGATTCGAGCTTGACGGACTGTTCGCCATCACGGAGAGCCTGTTTCTAGTCGGTTCGGCGGGGTACCTGAATCCCGAGTACACCAAGGTGAAACAGGACCTGAATCGCGATGGCACCTTGGATGAAAATGACTTAGCCCTTGAGGTTCCCCGCGCCGCAAAGTGGACTTACAGCGTGGGACTTACTCACGACACGGGAACGACTAACTGGGGTCGGATGACCTCCCGCATAAGCTACGCTTACCGAGATAAGGCATATTTCACCGATGACAACAGGGGCTACATCATGGAGCAGAACATCCTTGACGCAGGAATTGACATAACTCCCGCAAACGGCCGGTTCTCAATCGGTCTTTACGGCAAGAATCTGCTTAACGAAGTCAAGCATGGAGGCGACAGCCAGCTACCCGCCACGCTGTCGGGTCTGGCGGATCTGGGTGGCACGTTCTCGCCGCTTGCCAAAGGCAGGATTTTTGGAGTGCAACTGACCTACAGGCACAGGAGTTAA
- the argB gene encoding acetylglutamate kinase has translation MDNSAKRAEILVEALPYIEAFHGKTVVVKYGGSVASEDLANFVRDLILMKYVGIKPVVVHGGGPQIQEHLDSLGIKSDFVAGLRVTDEQVMEVVEMVLVGKINQQIVTSINKHQMETVGLSGKEGKLIKAKKFDLQKFAAEHKIDIPEDSDLGYVGEVQEINPEIVKVLESKDVIPIIAPIGAGEDGTTYNINADHAAGKIAGALRAAKLILLTNVDGILDKEEKLISSVTKKQAAKLIRNGTINSGMIPKVMCALEALEEGVEKVHIINGKVKRALILELLTDSGIGTEITL, from the coding sequence ATGGACAACTCGGCAAAAAGGGCAGAGATACTGGTTGAAGCCCTCCCGTACATAGAGGCCTTTCACGGCAAAACCGTAGTGGTCAAGTACGGGGGAAGCGTCGCCAGCGAAGATCTCGCGAATTTCGTGCGTGACCTGATACTCATGAAATACGTCGGGATAAAACCGGTAGTGGTGCACGGGGGCGGCCCGCAGATCCAGGAGCATCTCGACAGTCTGGGAATAAAATCCGACTTCGTCGCCGGGCTTCGAGTTACAGACGAGCAGGTAATGGAAGTGGTAGAGATGGTGCTTGTCGGGAAGATAAACCAGCAGATCGTAACGTCGATAAATAAACACCAGATGGAAACGGTAGGACTTTCGGGCAAGGAAGGAAAACTCATAAAGGCCAAAAAATTCGATCTGCAGAAATTCGCCGCCGAGCACAAAATAGACATTCCCGAGGACTCGGACCTCGGGTACGTCGGGGAAGTCCAGGAAATAAACCCCGAGATAGTCAAGGTTCTTGAGAGCAAGGACGTCATTCCGATAATAGCCCCGATAGGCGCGGGGGAGGACGGAACCACCTACAACATAAACGCGGACCATGCGGCGGGAAAAATAGCCGGGGCACTTCGCGCCGCAAAGCTCATACTGCTTACAAACGTGGACGGCATACTCGATAAGGAGGAAAAGCTCATATCCTCCGTGACGAAAAAGCAGGCCGCAAAACTTATCCGCAACGGAACAATAAACAGCGGAATGATCCCGAAGGTGATGTGCGCGCTTGAAGCCTTGGAAGAAGGGGTAGAGAAAGTGCACATAATAAACGGAAAGGTGAAAAGGGCTTTGATACTCGAACTTCTTACCGATTCCGGAATAGGGACGGAGATAACTCTTTGA
- the hslU gene encoding ATP-dependent protease ATPase subunit HslU, with product MSQESYLTPREIVSELDKYIVGQNMAKRAVGVALRNRWRRQKVSPELRDEISPKNILMMGPTGVGKTEIARRLAKLAQAPFVKVEASKFTEVGYVGRDVESMIRDLTEIAVNMVTEEETLSVNTRARELAEDKLIDLLVPTRPVTEADGDIDEAKRKMSETKKKMRKLLWDGKLDDREVEIEITARSLPIQVFSQAGVEEMDPGISEMIGSLMPKKSKVRKVKVPEAMDILTEEEARRLIDMDKVTQLALERTENSGIIFIDEIDKVAGKNGVSGPDVSREGVQRDLLPIIEGSSVTTKHGMVRTDHILFIGAGAFHVSKPSDLIPELQGRFPIRVELEALTKDDFIRILTEPKNALIKQYTELMRTEDINLVFSEQAVEKIAETAAEVNSSTENIGARRLHTVLEKLLDEISFNAPDMKEKKFTIDKSYVEEKIADIVRDRDLSRYIL from the coding sequence ATGTCCCAGGAATCCTATCTCACCCCCAGAGAAATAGTATCGGAACTTGACAAATACATAGTCGGACAGAACATGGCCAAAAGGGCCGTTGGCGTCGCACTTAGAAACAGGTGGAGAAGACAGAAGGTATCTCCTGAGCTCAGAGACGAGATTTCTCCCAAGAACATACTGATGATGGGACCCACCGGGGTCGGGAAAACCGAGATAGCGCGGCGTCTCGCGAAACTCGCTCAGGCACCCTTCGTAAAAGTAGAAGCGTCCAAGTTCACCGAGGTCGGCTACGTAGGGAGGGACGTTGAGTCGATGATACGGGATCTCACGGAGATAGCCGTCAACATGGTGACCGAGGAAGAGACCTTGTCCGTTAACACAAGGGCCAGAGAACTTGCCGAGGACAAGCTGATTGACCTGCTCGTTCCGACGCGCCCCGTCACGGAGGCGGATGGGGACATCGACGAGGCAAAAAGGAAAATGAGCGAGACCAAGAAGAAGATGAGAAAACTTCTCTGGGACGGAAAGCTTGACGACAGGGAGGTCGAGATAGAGATAACGGCGAGGTCACTCCCGATACAGGTGTTCAGTCAGGCGGGAGTGGAGGAGATGGATCCCGGGATCTCGGAGATGATCGGAAGTCTCATGCCCAAGAAATCAAAGGTGAGAAAGGTGAAGGTCCCTGAAGCCATGGACATCCTCACCGAGGAGGAAGCCCGAAGGCTGATAGACATGGACAAGGTAACGCAGCTCGCTTTAGAGAGAACAGAGAACTCGGGGATTATCTTCATAGACGAGATAGACAAGGTCGCAGGGAAAAACGGCGTTTCGGGCCCCGATGTTTCAAGGGAGGGAGTGCAGAGGGACCTTCTCCCGATAATCGAGGGAAGCAGCGTAACAACAAAGCACGGGATGGTCAGAACCGACCATATACTTTTCATCGGAGCCGGGGCGTTTCACGTCTCAAAACCATCTGATCTAATACCCGAACTCCAAGGGCGTTTCCCAATAAGGGTAGAGCTTGAGGCGCTCACAAAAGACGACTTCATACGAATCCTCACCGAGCCCAAAAACGCGCTCATAAAACAGTACACCGAGCTTATGAGGACCGAGGATATAAACCTCGTATTCAGCGAACAAGCGGTGGAAAAAATAGCTGAGACCGCTGCTGAGGTTAACAGCTCCACCGAGAACATAGGGGCGAGAAGACTCCACACCGTTCTTGAGAAACTGCTTGACGAGATATCCTTTAACGCTCCCGACATGAAGGAGAAGAAATTCACCATAGACAAAAGCTATGTCGAGGAGAAAATAGCCGACATCGTCAGGGACCGTGACCTCAGCAGGTACATACTCTAG
- a CDS encoding alpha-E domain-containing protein, producing the protein MLSRVAESIYWMSRYAERAGNTARLISTNLGLAIDTHDSVEQEWDPIVRVTGDMELFRSLYESATRENVINFMVLDRNNPNSIISCVNHARENASSVREIISSEMWLLINRFYHRLNSNEAKGKLLDNPGKFCEVSKVQSLLFHGSGYISISHGEAWHFSELGKQMERADNTSRILDVKYYTLLPKAELVGTSIDNMQWISLLKSSNALETYKAKHQQISIENVLNFLILDNQFPRSIIYCVARADESLHCISNSPAGTYNNETEKKMGRLLSDLRFISVEEIIEHGMHEYLSSFQSRINEVGNRIYDDYFSYNLKNGVLSGFDDI; encoded by the coding sequence ATCCTAAGCCGCGTCGCAGAATCAATATACTGGATGAGCCGCTACGCCGAGCGCGCAGGAAACACCGCAAGGCTTATAAGCACTAATCTCGGCCTGGCTATCGACACCCACGACTCCGTTGAGCAGGAGTGGGATCCCATAGTAAGGGTCACGGGGGACATGGAACTTTTCAGAAGCCTCTATGAAAGCGCGACCCGAGAGAACGTAATAAACTTCATGGTGCTTGACCGCAACAACCCCAACTCCATCATCTCCTGCGTTAACCACGCCCGGGAGAACGCAAGCTCGGTAAGGGAGATAATCTCCTCCGAGATGTGGCTTCTCATAAACCGCTTCTACCACCGACTAAACAGCAACGAGGCCAAAGGGAAGCTGCTTGACAATCCCGGCAAGTTCTGCGAAGTGTCAAAAGTGCAGAGTCTTCTTTTTCACGGCTCTGGGTACATCAGCATATCCCACGGGGAGGCGTGGCATTTCTCGGAGCTCGGAAAGCAGATGGAGCGGGCCGATAATACCTCGAGAATACTTGACGTGAAGTACTACACCCTGCTTCCCAAGGCAGAACTTGTGGGAACGTCGATAGACAACATGCAGTGGATATCGCTTCTTAAGTCCTCAAACGCCCTTGAGACCTACAAGGCAAAGCACCAGCAGATATCGATAGAGAATGTGCTTAACTTCCTCATCCTCGACAACCAGTTTCCCCGATCGATAATCTACTGCGTCGCGCGCGCCGACGAGTCGCTTCACTGCATATCGAACAGCCCGGCGGGCACTTACAACAACGAGACCGAAAAGAAAATGGGGAGACTTCTCTCCGACCTTCGATTTATAAGCGTGGAGGAAATAATAGAGCACGGAATGCACGAATACCTGAGCAGTTTCCAGTCCCGCATAAACGAGGTCGGAAACCGCATATACGACGATTACTTCAGCTATAACCTAAAAAACGGCGTCCTTAGTGGCTTTGACGATATCTGA
- a CDS encoding peptidase, translating to MTFCVGMRLKEGIIGLADNLIITGNEAIRAKKVTSHRTGNNSFFLMTSGLRSARDKTITYLDEALEHPEEPLDRIYKAVNLFSKQLRKVKEEDGEALSESGFTFNMYSIIGGQFEDDPEPQLFLVYPQGNWINVGTTSPYVIIGESKYGKPIIKRTLTYDTSLDTALRIAYLAFDSSRINAIDVDFPIDVIVYRTNSFYLEQYRFSESELAYISEWWQERLRKSAEEMPAEWVRKILNGKPQSAA from the coding sequence ATGACTTTCTGCGTGGGAATGAGACTCAAAGAAGGGATAATCGGCCTCGCCGACAACCTCATAATAACGGGAAACGAAGCCATACGGGCAAAAAAGGTCACCTCCCACAGGACCGGGAATAACTCATTTTTCCTGATGACCTCGGGTCTTCGCTCCGCAAGAGACAAGACGATCACCTACCTTGACGAGGCGCTTGAGCACCCCGAAGAACCCCTTGACCGTATCTATAAGGCCGTGAACCTGTTCTCAAAGCAGCTTCGAAAAGTAAAGGAAGAAGACGGAGAGGCGCTTTCCGAGTCGGGATTTACCTTCAACATGTACTCCATAATAGGAGGGCAGTTCGAGGACGACCCCGAGCCACAGCTTTTCCTAGTCTACCCCCAGGGAAACTGGATAAACGTGGGAACCACCTCCCCTTACGTGATAATAGGCGAGTCGAAATACGGAAAACCGATTATAAAAAGAACCCTTACCTACGACACGAGCCTAGATACCGCGCTTCGCATCGCGTACCTCGCGTTTGATTCAAGCCGCATAAACGCCATAGATGTCGATTTCCCGATAGACGTGATCGTCTACAGAACCAATTCGTTTTACCTCGAGCAGTACCGCTTCAGCGAAAGCGAGCTGGCCTATATATCCGAGTGGTGGCAGGAGAGACTCAGAAAATCGGCCGAGGAAATGCCTGCCGAATGGGTAAGGAAGATCCTTAACGGAAAACCCCAAAGTGCTGCTTAG